DNA from Halobaculum sp. XH14:
TCACTCCTCCCGGTCGACCGTGAGTCGGCCGTCCAGTTCGCGTCGCGCCGCCGGACCGAGTTCGACTCCCTCGGCTTCGAGCGCCACGATCGCCCGCTCACGGACCGCCGACCGCACGTCCGCCACGTCGTCGACGGTGGGGTCCTCGATCCAGTAGGCGACCGCGAGCCGCACCCCGCCACCGTCGCCCAGTTCCGCGACCCCCGCTTCAGGCACTGGCGAGTCGAGCACGCCCTCGACGCTCCCGGCCGCCGCCGCGAGCGTGCGCAGGGCCACGTCGAGGTCCTCGCCGTGGGCCAGCACCACGGCGTCGCTGACGCGGACCCGGTCGCGCCGGTACGGGCGGGTGATCGTTCCCGTGGCGAGCGAACTGTTCGGCACGGTGACGATCTCGTTTCCGGCGGTCCGCACCCGCGTCGCCCGGAACCCGACCCGCTCCACCCGGCCCTCGCCGTCGGGCCACTCGATCCAGTCGCCGACGTTGAACTCCGGGTCGGCGACGAGCGAGAGGCCGCTGACGAGCGAGCCGATGAGCTCCTGGCCCGCGATTCCGAGCGCGAGCGTCGCCGCCGCGACGACCACGGCCGAGTCCGAGAGGACGGAGCCGTAGCCGGCGGCGACGACGCCGACCAGGGTGGCGACGACGACCAGCAGGACGCGGAGGTACGTCCCGGTCGCGTCGACGACCGTCGGGTTGTTCGGGTTGCGAGCGCGGACGACCCTGACGGCCGCCGGGACGAGGAGCGCCCCGCCGAGGAGGTACACGAACGCGGCGACGGCGAGGAACCACGCCGCGGTGACGAGCGCCGCCGCGAGCGCGTCGGCCGCGACGTCGACCGGACCCGGAACCGGGTCGGGCGGGACGATCTGGCGCGAGCCCATCGGCTCGGCAAACGGCGTCCAGTTCCAAAAGCAGGCGGCGCTTACCCGGCCGTCACCGGCTGCGACGCCGACGGATCCGCCGGCGGGGAGACGGCGCGCGCGGACCTACGCGAGTTGCACGTCGTCGACGTCGAAGTGACGGCGCGCGAGTTCGCGGGCCGTCTCGATGGTCCGGCCCTCCGACCCGATGGCGACCCCGCGGTCGCGTTCCGGCACCTCCACGTAGGCGACCGTGTCGTTCTGCCGGGAGACGGTCACCCCGCGGACGGCCGCCGGCGCGAGCGCGTTCGCCACGAACGCCTCCGGGGTGTCGGCGTCCTCGACGAGCGAGACGTCCGCGCCGAGCCGTTCCTCGACCCGGCGGACGGTCCGGCCGTCCGGGCCGATCGCGTCGGCCATCTCGCCCGCCGGGAGCAGGAAGACGACGCGGTCGCCGCCGTCCTGGAGGAGGCAGTCGACCGGCCCGACGTCGGTCAACTCGTCGAACGTCCCGATGTACTGCCGGGCCTCGTCGGAGAGCTGGACGCGCATTCAGTCGTCGCCGGAGGTCGGGGTGGGCTTCGAGCCCATCCGCAGGTCCACGTCGCCGGTGCCGATCGACACCGGCTTGCCGACGATGACGTTCTCGATGACGCCGTCCAGGTCGTCCTCCTCGCCCATGATCGCCGCGTCGAGCAGGTGGTTGACCGTCACCTCGAACGCCGCGCGGGCGAGCACGGACTCCTTCGAGCCCGAGATGCCGTGTCGACCGATCGACTCGACCGTGCCCCGGTTCGTCATGATGTCCGAGACGAGCATCAGGTGCCGGACGTTCACGTCGTCCAGACCCTGCTCCTCGAGCGTCTCCATCGTCTCGTTGATGATGGACTCGCGGGCGGCCTCGACGCCGAGCGTCCGGTAGATCTCGTGGATGTTGTTACACGTCGTCCGGGAGGCGTCCACGCCCTCGATCTCCAGGGCGTCCGAGAACGCCGACCCCTCGGTGTAGAGGACGAACTCCTCGTCGCCGTCGTCGGTCTCCTCCTTCCGGATGACGACGCGGGTGACCTCCTCGATCCCCTTGAACACGATGTCGCGAAGCTCCTCGACGAGCTGGAGCAGCCGGCGGTAGCTCGGCTCGTCCGGGCCGAACTCGATGTCCGTGCCCGACCGGCGCGTCTGCACGCCCAGCGAGTCCTCGATGATGTCGGCGACCTCGGTGGCGACCTCGGTGGCGTCGTCGTAGGTCGGCCAGCGCTCGAGCAGCGTCTCGTCGTTGAGGTCGACCGAGACGAGCATGTCCGCGACGTTCGTCGAGACGTCCCCGAGCGCGAGGATCTTCGAGGACTCGATCTGCCAGACGACCTCGTGGGCCTTCTCGCGGTCGGTCGCGTGTTCCCCGTCGAGCCGGACGATCATGATCGGGGTGTCGGGCGTCTTTCGGGCGTCCACGAGCTCGATGAGCCGGGGGAGCCCCTGGGTCACGTCCATCTCCGCGACGCCCGCGTAGTGGAACGTGTTCATCGTCATCTGGGTTCCCGGCTCCCCGATGCTCTGTGCCGAGACAGTCCCGACCGGGTCAAGCGGGTCGACGCGCGTGTCGAGGTAGCGTGACTCGACGGCCTGGGCGATCTCGTTCGCCTGCTCGGTCGTGACGCCGCCGCGCTCGTCGACCGTCCCGTACACGCGGTCCTTCAGCCGGCGCGGCAGTTCCGTGTCCTCGACGACGAGCGCGATGTCCTCGGTGACCGCGTCGTGGGCGTCCACGAACCGGTCGACGCTCTCAGTCATCCGACTCCACCCCCACGCCGCCGGCCTTGTCCAGGCCGGGGCCGGCGTACTCCGAGAGGTTCGTCGGCGGCTCCTCGCGGCCGAGGAACTGCGCCTTCTCCTCGTCGGAGCCGAACTCGGCGTCGACGATGCGGTCGGCGATCTGGTCGACCTCGATGGCGTTCTCCTCGGTGGAGGACACCTTCACGGGCGAGGTGCCGTCCTCGCCGT
Protein-coding regions in this window:
- the rpoA2 gene encoding DNA-directed RNA polymerase subunit A'' produces the protein MTESVDRFVDAHDAVTEDIALVVEDTELPRRLKDRVYGTVDERGGVTTEQANEIAQAVESRYLDTRVDPLDPVGTVSAQSIGEPGTQMTMNTFHYAGVAEMDVTQGLPRLIELVDARKTPDTPIMIVRLDGEHATDREKAHEVVWQIESSKILALGDVSTNVADMLVSVDLNDETLLERWPTYDDATEVATEVADIIEDSLGVQTRRSGTDIEFGPDEPSYRRLLQLVEELRDIVFKGIEEVTRVVIRKEETDDGDEEFVLYTEGSAFSDALEIEGVDASRTTCNNIHEIYRTLGVEAARESIINETMETLEEQGLDDVNVRHLMLVSDIMTNRGTVESIGRHGISGSKESVLARAAFEVTVNHLLDAAIMGEEDDLDGVIENVIVGKPVSIGTGDVDLRMGSKPTPTSGDD
- a CDS encoding mechanosensitive ion channel family protein — encoded protein: MGSRQIVPPDPVPGPVDVAADALAAALVTAAWFLAVAAFVYLLGGALLVPAAVRVVRARNPNNPTVVDATGTYLRVLLVVVATLVGVVAAGYGSVLSDSAVVVAAATLALGIAGQELIGSLVSGLSLVADPEFNVGDWIEWPDGEGRVERVGFRATRVRTAGNEIVTVPNSSLATGTITRPYRRDRVRVSDAVVLAHGEDLDVALRTLAAAAGSVEGVLDSPVPEAGVAELGDGGGVRLAVAYWIEDPTVDDVADVRSAVRERAIVALEAEGVELGPAARRELDGRLTVDREE
- a CDS encoding NusA-like transcription termination signal-binding factor gives rise to the protein MRVQLSDEARQYIGTFDELTDVGPVDCLLQDGGDRVVFLLPAGEMADAIGPDGRTVRRVEERLGADVSLVEDADTPEAFVANALAPAAVRGVTVSRQNDTVAYVEVPERDRGVAIGSEGRTIETARELARRHFDVDDVQLA